The Brachyspira hyodysenteriae ATCC 27164 genome includes a window with the following:
- a CDS encoding GNAT family N-acetyltransferase, whose translation MLKKTYKTNRLFLVQPNVNMASEIVDFYSRNKEFFEEFDPQRPDVFYKINTHKDIIKRELEEVKQKRMLKFWIYKIEDKKRIIGMINFSNIVMGVFLSCTVGYKLDEFEQNKGYMTEALHAAIIIAFKELRLHRIEANIMPHNKPSLELAKRLGFEYEGLAKKYLKINGKWEDHVHMTIINDEV comes from the coding sequence ATGCTTAAAAAAACTTATAAAACGAATAGGCTTTTTCTAGTTCAGCCTAATGTTAATATGGCTTCAGAGATAGTTGATTTTTATAGTAGGAATAAAGAGTTTTTTGAAGAGTTTGATCCTCAAAGACCTGATGTATTTTATAAGATTAATACTCATAAAGATATAATAAAAAGAGAGCTTGAAGAAGTTAAACAAAAAAGAATGCTTAAATTTTGGATTTATAAAATTGAAGATAAAAAAAGAATTATAGGAATGATTAATTTTAGTAATATTGTTATGGGTGTTTTTTTATCTTGTACTGTTGGTTATAAATTAGATGAATTTGAACAGAATAAGGGGTATATGACAGAGGCTTTACATGCTGCCATTATAATAGCATTTAAAGAACTTAGATTACATAGAATAGAAGCAAATATAATGCCTCATAATAAGCCTTCATTAGAATTGGCTAAAAGATTAGGCTTTGAATATGAAGGACTTGCCAAAAAATATTTAAAGATTAACGGCAAATGGGAAGACCATGTTCATATGACTATAATAAATGATGAAGTATAA
- a CDS encoding isochorismatase family protein: MSKIKILTIVDMQNDYMEGGPMAVKGAAKLVPVINDLIKNGEYDAIIATQDWHPSNHISFASTHEKEPFSKIKVIDQDTGDEEILTLWPRHCVARTYGSAIVDGLRKKRDYIYVQKGVDPDDEGNSGFSYMHKEFIDAARENKETLVLDFVGVALDYCVFFTARDTAEYVASIDAEYLVSVNVLEYASAAVNPESIEGLYTSCPLINLKKVKL, translated from the coding sequence ATGAGTAAAATAAAGATACTTACAATAGTAGATATGCAAAATGATTATATGGAAGGTGGCCCTATGGCTGTTAAAGGTGCTGCTAAATTAGTACCTGTTATAAATGATCTTATAAAAAATGGAGAGTATGATGCTATAATTGCAACTCAGGATTGGCATCCTTCAAATCATATATCTTTTGCTTCAACTCATGAAAAAGAGCCTTTTTCAAAAATTAAAGTTATAGATCAAGATACAGGGGATGAAGAGATTCTTACTTTATGGCCTCGTCATTGCGTTGCTAGGACTTATGGTTCTGCTATAGTTGACGGACTTAGAAAGAAAAGAGATTATATATATGTTCAAAAGGGAGTTGATCCTGATGATGAAGGTAACTCCGGATTTTCTTATATGCATAAAGAGTTTATAGATGCTGCAAGAGAAAATAAAGAAACTTTAGTTCTTGATTTTGTTGGGGTTGCTCTTGATTACTGTGTATTTTTTACAGCAAGAGACACTGCTGAATATGTGGCTTCTATAGATGCAGAATATTTAGTAAGTGTAAATGTACTTGAATACGCTTCTGCGGCTGTTAATCCAGAATCTATTGAGGGGTTATATACTTCTTGTCCTCTTATCAATCTTAAAAAGGTTAAATTGTGA
- the obgE gene encoding GTPase ObgE, translating to MDQFIDVVSFEIEAGHGGAGSVSFRREAHVPMGGPDGGNGGDGGDVIVRVDARINSFGKIKSRKRFRARDGEPGRARLSDGKRGDDVVIRVPIGTVVYDEDTNNILADLLEDGQRYTVARGGKGGKGNKFYATATNQAPDYAQHGLDGEKLNIRLEVKLIADIGLVGMPNAGKSSLLARLTRANPKIASYPFTTLTPNLGVCYLDYERSFVIADIPGIIEGASEGAGLGLTFLRHIERTGALCFVIDLTDEDVADTYKKLRNELKQYSKELIKKKSIIVLNKTDMLEKDEIKEKVKAIEKAVKKEYKNNKETHYEEPEIFALSVFSLDGELLDKVTNAFYKANEERYDNTKKETKEPLLLNQNKSKSKLKTKRVFGPVVSKRLGNSLGIDVIPHKTCSYNCIYCQLGSEENTKTNLANYYSVDEIIYELKEALLNNKNIDYITFAGSGEPTLYKDLKKLIYEIKQITDIPVCIITNGSLLYKQEMRSDLLIADLVIPSLDAGNMDTFKLIDQPNKEIDFDKMVNGLIEFRRVFKGEYWLEVFLLKDINDSKEELDDIIKIVNKIKPDRVQLVTATRRTSNEKAKALNDEEMEKAKKYFEANCSIEIDVPSVSDKAKGNTKKITEEDIINFLIRQPDTVHMIAISFNEDESRVSELLKKLVESGKVREEIVNGVLSYAVNI from the coding sequence ATGGATCAATTTATAGATGTAGTAAGTTTTGAGATAGAAGCAGGACATGGAGGAGCTGGAAGCGTAAGTTTCAGAAGAGAAGCTCATGTACCTATGGGAGGACCTGATGGAGGAAATGGCGGAGACGGCGGAGATGTTATAGTTAGAGTGGATGCAAGAATAAATAGTTTCGGTAAGATAAAAAGCAGAAAAAGATTCAGAGCGAGAGACGGAGAACCTGGAAGAGCTAGATTAAGCGATGGTAAAAGGGGAGATGATGTTGTTATAAGAGTTCCTATTGGTACTGTTGTTTATGATGAAGATACAAATAATATATTGGCCGATTTACTTGAAGACGGACAAAGATATACTGTTGCTAGAGGCGGAAAAGGCGGAAAAGGAAATAAATTCTACGCTACAGCTACAAATCAGGCACCGGATTATGCACAGCATGGTTTAGATGGTGAGAAATTAAATATAAGATTAGAAGTTAAACTTATTGCTGATATTGGACTTGTAGGAATGCCTAATGCCGGTAAATCAAGTTTGCTTGCAAGACTTACAAGAGCTAATCCAAAAATTGCATCATATCCATTTACTACACTTACTCCAAATTTGGGAGTTTGTTATTTAGATTATGAGAGAAGTTTTGTTATTGCCGATATTCCGGGAATCATAGAAGGTGCCAGCGAAGGTGCAGGACTTGGACTTACTTTCTTAAGACATATAGAAAGAACAGGTGCTTTATGTTTTGTTATAGATTTAACCGATGAAGATGTGGCCGATACTTATAAAAAACTTAGAAATGAATTGAAGCAGTATAGTAAAGAATTAATAAAGAAAAAGTCTATTATCGTACTAAATAAAACTGATATGCTTGAAAAAGATGAGATAAAAGAAAAAGTAAAAGCTATAGAAAAAGCAGTAAAAAAAGAATATAAAAATAATAAAGAAACTCATTATGAAGAGCCTGAAATATTCGCTTTATCCGTATTTAGTTTAGACGGTGAACTTCTTGATAAAGTAACAAATGCATTTTATAAAGCAAATGAAGAAAGATATGATAATACTAAAAAAGAAACTAAAGAACCTTTACTTCTTAATCAGAATAAATCTAAATCAAAGTTAAAAACAAAAAGAGTATTCGGGCCTGTAGTTTCAAAAAGGTTGGGTAATTCTTTGGGAATAGATGTTATACCTCATAAAACTTGCAGTTATAATTGCATATACTGTCAATTAGGTTCTGAGGAAAATACTAAAACTAATCTTGCTAATTATTATTCTGTTGATGAAATAATATATGAACTAAAAGAGGCTTTGCTTAATAATAAAAATATTGATTATATAACATTTGCAGGTTCAGGGGAGCCTACCTTATATAAGGATTTGAAAAAACTTATTTATGAAATAAAGCAGATAACTGATATTCCTGTATGCATTATAACAAATGGTTCTTTGCTTTATAAACAGGAAATGCGTTCTGATTTGCTTATTGCCGATTTGGTTATACCTTCTCTTGATGCTGGTAATATGGATACATTTAAACTTATAGATCAGCCTAATAAAGAAATTGATTTTGATAAAATGGTTAATGGACTTATAGAGTTTAGGAGAGTTTTTAAAGGCGAGTATTGGCTTGAGGTATTTTTACTTAAAGATATAAATGACAGTAAAGAAGAGCTTGATGATATAATAAAAATAGTAAATAAAATAAAACCTGATAGAGTACAGCTTGTTACAGCTACAAGAAGAACTTCAAATGAAAAGGCTAAGGCATTGAATGATGAAGAAATGGAAAAGGCAAAGAAATATTTTGAAGCAAACTGCAGTATTGAAATAGATGTGCCAAGTGTATCCGATAAGGCAAAAGGAAATACCAAAAAAATAACAGAAGAAGATATAATAAATTTTTTAATAAGACAGCCTGATACAGTTCATATGATAGCTATTAGTTTCAATGAAGATGAAAGCAGGGTAAGTGAATTATTAAAAAAATTAGTTGAAAGCGGAAAGGTGAGAGAAGAAATAGTTAATGGCGTATTGTCTTATGCAGTTAATATTTGA
- a CDS encoding methyl-accepting chemotaxis protein, whose product MFFQVNEDRLKKRLKFYIPVAFLIMAAISVGSYSILLKTIYQQSSSLRGYVYIFILFLALFTAVSMFFDCLKVEKGKSIPLGKIYVVKSGIAVVLVAIVSYTVYILDGSITLFEILNIRLIMVIFLISIAMAVSSIFFNILVRPLYKKTGGKEYYLPMVYNFLPVSMATVIFIVTLINGMHYRSEIIYDRQYDMIVKKGYANDFINNISDSLAKYIGISDNIVAYMNILYRNNYTLNNYVDILSRYLSTRYANNNNISSVSMYLSDIENVNIDINTNGIDNLLINWRYNDINNLAEIKTNSRPNMAGNYTTKLLTETNSLIDITPNAETFYIYNPIILNNRNVGFVSLEVRSSVYLDVLSDNVFKSQLNIFLTDDTYNIKASNNPSLIGNTQRDLDNTAIGIEIKNSKYNNHKNGIIDVNVISIEDSNVLAIKYSLFNNLYIINVWEHSNAYQNQLFRNTIIKASVAIYLGLLAFLLVILALILSLRKTLVFAKNVSESLSEGEGDLTIRLPVISNNESGELVHSFNKFLDKVRNIIVSVKNNAYTLTGNIQNMRASISISISDFNTIYKEFETELINSNKIAESSANAARVSFMQRTRFTAVNETVQLLLENINDINDKMKQQSEAVAKTSSSVQQMMANIVTVSHGATKANDYAKILYTEAQDGSNIGESVVDSIQSIKEYSKQITNITQVIHNIAEQTNLLAMNAAIEAAHAGEHGRGFTVVADKIRKLAEDTGENSKIINEIIEETTQAIDHTVSLAFKSSESMEKILEGSNTLADLIATISGANDELDIGRREILMNISNLNNITEDVQELSLKQMQMSSAVSQNISSVDKLAEDVVNVVNTAETEMKELVHSIENVANLSSTSSHNMETMDKRIKELQYIFLQLYKLVISFKTEKTEEDIEKEKKKTIAVDKKRMKLERKAEKERIREEKKRLKELKKESAKVKK is encoded by the coding sequence ATGTTTTTTCAGGTAAATGAAGATAGATTAAAAAAAAGATTAAAGTTTTATATACCAGTAGCATTTTTGATTATGGCTGCTATTTCAGTTGGTTCATATTCTATACTATTAAAAACAATTTATCAGCAGTCAAGTTCATTAAGAGGATACGTATATATATTCATACTTTTTTTGGCTTTGTTTACAGCAGTAAGTATGTTTTTCGACTGTTTAAAAGTAGAGAAGGGAAAATCTATACCTTTAGGAAAAATATATGTAGTTAAATCTGGTATAGCGGTAGTTTTAGTAGCTATTGTATCTTATACGGTTTATATATTAGATGGAAGTATAACATTATTTGAAATACTTAATATACGTCTTATAATGGTTATATTCCTGATTAGTATAGCTATGGCCGTTTCATCTATATTCTTTAACATTTTAGTAAGACCATTATATAAAAAGACAGGCGGAAAAGAATATTATTTGCCTATGGTATATAATTTTTTACCTGTATCAATGGCAACTGTAATATTTATTGTTACTTTAATTAATGGTATGCATTACAGATCTGAAATAATTTATGACAGACAGTATGATATGATAGTGAAAAAAGGTTATGCTAATGACTTTATTAATAATATTTCAGATTCTTTAGCAAAATATATTGGTATATCTGATAATATAGTAGCATATATGAATATACTATATAGAAATAATTATACTTTGAATAATTATGTTGATATATTATCAAGATATTTAAGTACAAGATATGCCAATAATAATAATATATCATCTGTATCTATGTATCTATCAGATATTGAAAATGTTAATATTGATATTAATACTAATGGTATAGATAATTTATTAATAAATTGGAGATATAATGATATTAATAATTTAGCTGAGATTAAAACTAATTCAAGACCTAATATGGCAGGTAATTATACCACTAAATTATTAACAGAAACTAATTCTTTAATAGATATAACACCAAATGCAGAAACTTTTTATATATATAATCCTATTATTCTTAATAATAGAAATGTAGGTTTTGTTAGTTTAGAGGTAAGAAGTTCTGTATATTTGGATGTATTATCAGATAATGTATTTAAGAGTCAGCTAAATATATTTTTAACAGATGATACATATAATATTAAGGCTTCCAATAATCCTTCATTGATAGGTAATACCCAGAGAGATTTAGATAACACTGCTATTGGTATAGAAATAAAAAATAGTAAGTATAATAACCATAAGAATGGTATAATAGATGTAAATGTTATTTCCATTGAAGATTCTAATGTATTAGCTATTAAATACTCTTTGTTTAATAATTTATATATTATAAATGTATGGGAGCATAGTAATGCTTATCAGAATCAATTATTTAGAAATACTATAATAAAGGCTTCTGTAGCAATATATTTAGGTTTATTGGCATTTTTATTAGTTATATTGGCTTTAATACTTTCACTTAGAAAAACTTTGGTATTTGCTAAGAACGTATCAGAATCATTAAGTGAAGGAGAAGGTGATTTAACAATCAGACTTCCTGTTATTAGTAATAATGAATCAGGAGAGTTGGTTCACTCTTTTAATAAGTTTCTAGATAAGGTAAGAAATATTATAGTTAGTGTAAAAAACAATGCTTATACTTTAACAGGTAATATTCAAAATATGAGAGCCTCTATTAGTATAAGTATTAGTGATTTTAATACAATTTATAAAGAATTCGAAACAGAGCTTATTAATTCTAATAAAATAGCAGAGTCTTCAGCGAATGCTGCTAGAGTAAGCTTTATGCAGCGTACTAGATTTACAGCAGTTAATGAAACAGTTCAGTTATTATTAGAAAATATTAATGATATTAATGATAAGATGAAGCAGCAATCAGAGGCTGTAGCTAAAACTAGTAGTTCAGTACAGCAGATGATGGCTAATATAGTAACAGTAAGCCATGGAGCAACTAAAGCTAATGACTATGCTAAGATTTTATACACTGAAGCTCAAGATGGAAGTAATATAGGTGAGTCAGTAGTAGATTCTATACAAAGCATTAAAGAATATTCTAAACAGATAACTAACATTACACAGGTAATACATAATATAGCAGAACAGACAAACCTTTTAGCAATGAATGCGGCAATAGAGGCAGCTCATGCCGGAGAACATGGTAGGGGTTTTACAGTAGTAGCAGATAAGATAAGAAAATTAGCAGAGGATACAGGAGAGAACTCTAAGATCATTAATGAGATAATTGAAGAGACAACACAGGCTATAGATCATACAGTATCTTTGGCTTTCAAGAGTTCAGAATCAATGGAGAAGATCTTGGAAGGTTCCAATACTTTAGCAGATTTGATAGCTACAATTTCTGGTGCTAATGATGAATTAGATATAGGCAGAAGAGAAATCTTGATGAATATCAGCAACTTAAATAATATTACAGAAGATGTACAGGAATTGTCATTGAAGCAGATGCAGATGAGTTCGGCTGTTAGTCAGAATATTTCTAGTGTAGATAAGTTAGCGGAAGATGTAGTAAATGTAGTTAATACAGCAGAAACTGAAATGAAGGAATTAGTACATTCAATAGAAAATGTGGCTAATTTATCAAGTACAAGCAGCCATAATATGGAGACAATGGATAAGAGAATTAAGGAATTGCAGTATATATTCCTTCAGTTATATAAATTAGTAATTTCTTTCAAAACAGAGAAGACAGAGGAAGATATAGAAAAAGAGAAGAAAAAAACAATAGCTGTAGATAAGAAAAGAATGAAATTGGAACGTAAGGCAGAGAAAGAAAGAATAAGAGAAGAAAAGAAAAGATTGAAAGAGTTAAAAAAAGAAAGTGCTAAAGTAAAAAAATAA
- a CDS encoding methylated-DNA--[protein]-cysteine S-methyltransferase yields the protein MKIIRLEKKSNFSKAYIHKSPIGDLILTADETYKYITSLEFNLNNIKVSSNDEEPSIIKQAKKELDDYFSNGLKKFSLPLAIYGTDFQYNVWMETSKIPFGKVVTYSDIARNISDKKGSISRAVGTAEGKNKIAIIIPCHRVVGVNKKLTGYAGGLDKKEYLLKLEGFNIVNSKIIIE from the coding sequence GTGAAAATTATTAGGCTTGAAAAAAAATCTAATTTTAGTAAAGCCTATATTCATAAAAGCCCTATTGGGGATTTAATACTAACAGCAGATGAAACTTATAAGTATATCACATCATTGGAATTTAATTTAAATAATATTAAAGTATCATCAAATGATGAAGAACCATCTATAATAAAGCAAGCAAAAAAAGAATTAGATGATTATTTTTCAAATGGTTTAAAAAAATTCTCTCTTCCTTTAGCTATATATGGTACTGACTTTCAATATAATGTTTGGATGGAAACTTCAAAGATACCTTTTGGAAAAGTTGTTACCTATTCCGATATAGCAAGAAATATTTCAGATAAAAAGGGAAGCATATCTAGAGCAGTAGGAACAGCCGAAGGAAAAAATAAAATAGCTATTATAATACCTTGTCATAGAGTTGTAGGAGTAAATAAAAAGTTAACAGGATATGCAGGAGGACTTGATAAAAAAGAATATTTACTCAAGCTTGAAGGTTTTAATATAGTTAATTCTAAAATTATAATTGAGTAG
- a CDS encoding HD domain-containing protein: MASIERDKAVELFKKYNDEHSLFKHALSVEAVMRYFARKNGEDEDEWGMVGFLHDMDYEKYPDEHCIKVKEILEAEGLPESFIRAIQSHGYGLCTDIEPLSNMEKTLYAVDELAGFITACALVRPSKSLDDMEVKSVKKKLKDKAFAAKVDRTVINKGAEMLGVNIDELIKETIEALIPVQESIGLKKIS; the protein is encoded by the coding sequence ATGGCCAGCATAGAAAGAGATAAAGCTGTTGAATTATTTAAAAAATATAATGATGAGCATTCATTATTTAAGCATGCATTATCAGTAGAAGCAGTTATGAGATATTTTGCTAGAAAAAACGGTGAAGATGAAGATGAATGGGGTATGGTAGGATTTTTACATGATATGGATTATGAAAAATATCCTGATGAACATTGCATTAAAGTTAAAGAAATACTAGAAGCTGAGGGACTTCCTGAAAGTTTTATAAGAGCAATTCAAAGTCATGGCTACGGGCTATGTACAGATATTGAACCTTTAAGCAATATGGAAAAAACTTTATATGCTGTTGATGAACTTGCCGGTTTTATTACTGCATGTGCTTTAGTTAGACCTTCAAAGAGTTTAGATGATATGGAAGTTAAATCCGTTAAGAAGAAACTCAAAGATAAAGCATTTGCCGCCAAAGTAGACAGAACAGTTATAAATAAAGGTGCTGAAATGTTAGGCGTTAATATAGATGAATTAATAAAAGAAACTATAGAAGCTCTTATTCCTGTGCAAGAGAGTATAGGGCTTAAGAAAATTTCCTAA
- a CDS encoding ankyrin repeat domain-containing protein codes for MRTVFIIIFISICCNIIYSFTQKENDLIMAAEKSDIMSIRNILNSKDVNINVQDRYGVTPLMHAVFNKDIYILELLLKNNANPNMQNDSGKTALIYACNTCDFDMIQMLIWYKADVNLSDNYKSTALMYASSRDTNIIKLLAESGADINAQNLDGKTALMYNILNKADAETIKTFISLGADINIQDIHGYSALMYAAILDYREFVEILIENGADVNKRNNYNKTALTMSEENKNYKMAEILIKYGAVR; via the coding sequence ATGAGAACCGTATTTATTATAATTTTTATAAGTATATGCTGCAATATTATATATTCATTTACCCAAAAAGAAAATGATTTAATTATGGCAGCTGAAAAGTCCGATATTATGTCAATTAGGAATATACTCAATAGCAAAGATGTTAATATTAATGTTCAGGACAGATACGGTGTTACTCCTTTGATGCATGCGGTATTCAATAAAGATATTTATATATTAGAATTATTATTAAAAAACAATGCAAATCCTAATATGCAAAATGATAGCGGTAAAACAGCTTTAATATATGCATGCAATACTTGTGATTTTGATATGATACAAATGCTTATATGGTATAAAGCTGATGTTAATCTCAGTGATAATTATAAATCTACAGCTTTAATGTACGCTTCAAGCAGAGATACTAATATTATAAAATTACTTGCTGAATCAGGCGCTGATATTAATGCTCAGAATTTAGATGGTAAAACAGCTTTAATGTATAATATTTTAAATAAGGCCGATGCTGAAACTATTAAAACTTTTATTAGTTTAGGTGCGGATATTAATATTCAAGATATTCATGGCTATAGTGCTTTGATGTATGCTGCCATATTAGATTATAGAGAATTTGTTGAAATATTAATAGAAAATGGAGCTGATGTAAATAAAAGAAATAATTATAATAAAACAGCTTTAACTATGTCTGAAGAAAATAAAAATTATAAAATGGCTGAGATTTTAATTAAATACGGTGCAGTAAGATAA
- a CDS encoding ankyrin repeat domain-containing protein: MKKIIIITLFINIISLYALTENENKMINAVKTGDIRTIQTLLSQNISPNIKDERGYSLIHIAAENNQTVSINVLKNSPYTDLNILLDNNTKITNNNKYIDGSYYSAMDIATINKNFESVKLLIDSGANINFQMKEKPRSEFLASEYANPQILELYLNKNIYLLMNSEDVISLIKSASIGNNTENINYLVKNLGIDVDTKDTNTMLHYAVGHGSVEAASELIKLGANIDNTNANFKTSLHYVIENNSNKLLESVNLLLSKNANPNIKDKNGNTALHLAVMNAHKSKNEYIEVINALIKYNANVNILNDKNQLALNIAVSNNDTEISNILINAKSELNNMYNGYAPIHTAVKNNNMSITDNLLLNGANVDVKDKRGYSPLAIAVENNNLEMCRKLIRNNATVDSKAIELVKKNNNKEIRKLLGLEAIN; this comes from the coding sequence ATGAAAAAAATTATAATAATAACATTATTCATAAATATTATTAGTCTGTATGCATTAACAGAAAATGAAAATAAAATGATTAATGCAGTAAAAACAGGAGATATCAGAACTATACAAACTCTATTATCGCAAAATATAAGCCCTAATATTAAAGATGAAAGAGGATACTCACTAATACATATAGCTGCTGAAAATAATCAAACAGTTTCTATAAATGTACTTAAAAATTCTCCGTATACTGATTTAAATATTCTTTTGGATAATAATACTAAAATAACAAATAATAATAAATATATAGACGGTTCATACTATTCGGCTATGGATATTGCAACTATAAACAAAAATTTTGAAAGTGTTAAATTATTAATAGATTCCGGAGCTAATATTAATTTCCAAATGAAAGAAAAACCAAGAAGTGAGTTTTTAGCTTCAGAATATGCTAATCCTCAAATATTAGAACTTTATCTTAATAAAAATATATATCTGCTTATGAATAGCGAAGATGTTATATCTTTAATAAAATCAGCAAGTATTGGAAATAATACAGAAAATATAAATTACTTAGTAAAGAATTTAGGAATAGATGTTGATACTAAAGATACTAATACCATGCTTCATTATGCTGTTGGACATGGTTCTGTAGAGGCAGCAAGCGAACTTATAAAATTAGGTGCTAATATTGATAACACAAATGCAAATTTCAAAACATCATTGCATTATGTTATAGAAAATAATTCTAATAAATTGCTTGAAAGTGTCAATTTGCTTTTATCAAAAAATGCAAATCCAAATATAAAAGATAAAAATGGAAATACTGCCTTGCATTTAGCTGTAATGAATGCTCATAAATCAAAAAATGAATATATAGAAGTTATAAATGCTTTAATAAAATATAATGCAAATGTAAACATATTGAATGATAAAAATCAATTAGCATTAAATATAGCAGTTTCAAATAATGATACTGAAATATCCAATATTTTAATAAATGCCAAATCTGAATTAAATAATATGTATAACGGATACGCTCCTATACATACAGCAGTAAAAAATAATAATATGTCTATAACTGATAATTTATTATTAAATGGTGCTAATGTAGATGTAAAAGATAAAAGAGGATATAGTCCATTAGCTATAGCTGTAGAAAACAATAATTTAGAAATGTGCAGAAAACTTATAAGAAACAATGCTACAGTAGACAGTAAAGCAATAGAATTAGTTAAAAAAAATAATAATAAAGAAATAAGAAAATTACTTGGACTTGAAGCTATAAATTAA
- a CDS encoding OmpA family protein, whose product MKKISLFVFIFSTLLFSILHSEITHRFYWNLEKGKRIESVKTADVEYYENGILTSTYKERNIVDLTVIAIAPKGGYRVSGVFKIFRMMKGEKVFHLDEEYTSDFIIHTNGKFEVPYNYFMPNVRHVPTFPDNEVKLTESWNRESIEIVKVNNAPNLTMALSSDYLFANIETNSDGSRNAVIQYHIMTDKDLLQAGLSRKGYPERIYGFNYGTFLWDMEKNIPVSQQERYQILFGYGKELSYASLQYKMNIISTYKIYDTITKEEEDYNRKKLEDNLYNDDNVTIDTVPEGLVLRLGEILFDTDSYTLKPEAKNTIDNVIKAIKETYPDREIIVEGHTDNTGRKEYNQDLSEKRAKSVADYILPNLDHDKLSYKGFADDEPIASNDTPDGRRKNRRVDIIIKLR is encoded by the coding sequence ATGAAAAAAATTAGTTTATTTGTTTTTATATTTTCTACTTTGCTTTTTAGTATTTTACATTCAGAAATAACACATAGATTCTATTGGAATTTAGAAAAAGGAAAAAGAATAGAATCTGTAAAAACTGCTGATGTAGAGTATTATGAAAATGGTATATTAACAAGCACATACAAAGAAAGAAATATTGTTGATTTAACTGTTATTGCTATAGCTCCAAAAGGCGGTTATAGAGTAAGCGGAGTATTCAAAATTTTTAGAATGATGAAAGGTGAGAAAGTTTTTCATCTTGATGAAGAATATACAAGCGATTTTATTATTCATACTAATGGAAAATTTGAAGTTCCTTATAATTATTTTATGCCTAATGTAAGACATGTTCCTACTTTTCCTGATAATGAGGTAAAACTTACTGAATCTTGGAATAGAGAATCTATTGAAATAGTTAAAGTAAATAATGCCCCTAATTTAACAATGGCATTGTCATCTGATTATCTATTCGCCAATATTGAAACTAATAGTGACGGAAGCAGAAATGCTGTTATACAATATCATATTATGACTGATAAAGATTTACTTCAGGCAGGACTTTCAAGAAAAGGTTATCCTGAAAGAATATATGGCTTTAATTATGGTACATTTCTTTGGGATATGGAAAAAAATATTCCTGTATCTCAGCAGGAGAGATATCAAATATTATTTGGTTATGGAAAAGAATTATCTTATGCTAGTTTGCAGTATAAGATGAATATTATCAGTACTTATAAAATTTATGATACAATAACAAAAGAAGAAGAAGATTATAATAGAAAAAAACTTGAAGATAATCTCTACAATGATGATAATGTTACTATAGATACAGTACCGGAAGGTTTGGTATTAAGACTTGGAGAGATTCTTTTTGATACTGATTCTTATACTTTAAAACCTGAAGCAAAAAATACTATAGATAATGTTATTAAGGCAATAAAAGAAACTTATCCTGATAGAGAAATTATAGTAGAGGGACATACTGATAATACAGGAAGAAAAGAATATAATCAGGACTTATCAGAAAAAAGAGCAAAATCAGTTGCAGATTATATCTTGCCTAATCTTGATCATGATAAATTATCTTATAAAGGTTTTGCAGATGATGAACCTATAGCTTCTAACGATACTCCAGACGGAAGAAGAAAAAATAGAAGAGTTGATATCATAATCAAATTAAGATAA